A part of Daphnia pulex isolate KAP4 chromosome 6, ASM2113471v1 genomic DNA contains:
- the LOC124196168 gene encoding uncharacterized protein LOC124196168 translates to MNGATPREELLPAGPSRIDLEVGDSACEFGSLPKLSELLMDTPSTPMNPPLLPLVRKGSNTPVVKRDLKKAEKTFDELKKTITPSAIRRPITNTGCTKPPEAQRLREEDIESFKELLAEQKRRTEMAAEQGEPW, encoded by the exons atgaacgggGCAACACCAAGAGAAGAGCTTCTACCCGCAGGGCCTAGTCGAATAGATCTTGAG GTTGGAGATTCTGCTTGTGAGTTTGGATCTCTTCCTAAACTGTCAGAGTTATTAATGGATACCCCATCCACTCCAATGAATCCACCATTATTGCCTTTGGTACGAAAAGGTAGCAATACTCCTGTGGTCAAACGAGATCTTAAGAAGgcagaaaaaacatttgatgaaCTGAAGAAGACAATCACGCCTTCTGCGATTCGCCGACCAATCACCAATACTGGATGCACAAAACCACCCGAGGCCCAAAGGTTACGAGAAGAGGATATTGAAAGTTTCAAGGAATTGCTCGCCGAACAAAAGAGAAGGACAGAAATGGCAGCCGAACAGGGAGAACCCTGGTAG